The Oligoflexus sp. nucleotide sequence TTCAGATCCGACAGGCAAGCAAACGTGAAGTGCGTAAAGCCCTGAATCAAGCCGCGGATATCATCGACGACGAACGTAAGCGGGACAAAGAAAAGCGCTTGAATGACGAGTCCATGAATGGCTTTTAGTCCTGGGGTGGATCTGAATTATGGCCCTTTTGGTGATATCCGTGGCGGAATCGTTTCCGCAATTCGGCTCGGCGAAGAACTGAGCATTCGAGAGCACGCAGAGCGTAACCTTTATCTAGCTCCTGGTAAGAATCCATTCCCTGGCCTCGTTGATTTCTCAAAGACCCCATATCTCTACGAGATCCTTGATGCTCTAATGCCTGATAATGGGATTGAGAAGCTGGTCCTTATGAAAGGCTGGCAGACCGGCGGAACCCTGTCAGGGCTCGCCTGGACGCTTCATGTGATGGATGCGGCGCCTACCTATATGCTCATCGTTCAGCCAAATGATGAGCTGCGAAAGACGTTTTCTCAGCATCGAATCAATCCCATCATCGCATCCTGCAAGTCGCTCAGAGATAAAATCGAAGACGAGAATAGGACAGAGAAGCTGGAGAAGGACAGCATTCTCACAAAATCCTTCCCTGGTGGCTGCCTTTTCCTCGGAACGTCCACGTCCACCTCGGCTTTGCGCTCCCACTCGTTTCAATATGTTCTGTTTGATGAGGTTTCAGCGTACCTTGCCAACACCCAGAAGAATGGTGATCCGGTAGGCCTAGCCATTGGCCGGACCTCCGCCTACGAGGGCCGCAAAAAGCTTTACTTTGTCTCCACCCCGTCCATCGCCGGGCAATGCAGAATCCATGCTGAGTATCTTCTTACTGACCAGCGGAAGTATTTTGTTCCCTGCCTTTCATGCGGTCACATGCAGCTCATCACCGAGGAGGGAATTGACTTCTCTCTCGAAATCCCAGTTTTTCGCTGCGAAAAGTGCCACGCAGCGCATCACGAGCAGGACAAGACGGCGATGCTTGCGGGCGGCGAATGGCGTCCGACCGTGACGCCAAGGATCGCCAATGCCCGCGGCTACCATCTGCCGGCGCTCTATGCCCCGGTCGGCATGTGGTCCTGGAAGAGCACACGCGAGCAGCTTATTAAGGGGGCGGATAATCCGGAGGAAAAAAAGGTGTATGTGAACAACTGTCTTGGCCTTCCTTACGAGGATGCAGCCATGAAGCCAATCGATCCCAATGATCTCAGAAACTGTGAACAGCCGGATTGGTCAGAGGAGAACCGCCTTCCTCAGGGAATTGGCTATCTCACGGCCGGCGTTGATACGCACCCCGATCACGTGGACCTTGTGATCATGGGCTGGGGCCGGGACGGTGAGCGCTGGGTGGTGCATCACGAAAGGATCAATGGCGACAGCAACCAGGAGGCCACATGGCTGGAGCTTTACTGCATCCTTCAGCGGGAGTTTATTCATGGCCACTCGGTGAATGGACGTCTTAAGCTCAGGATTGCAGCCACCTGTATAGATACCGGCGGGCACAATACCGGCGCGGTCTATGACTTTTGCCGCGGTCGGGAGGAAGAGTTCATTCTCCCCATCAAGGGCGCAAAGGACCGCGCTGCACCGATCATTGGGTCGAGCAGCTACAAGAAGGAAGCAGACATTCACCTTTTCCCAGTAGGAAAGCTTGCCACGCACGGGCGCCTTTTCTCGTGTCTGCGACGGTGCCAGAAGAAATTGGAGGAGATGCGTACGGCTGCAAGAAACGGGATCACCATGGTCTATGGAGGTCCCGGTCTCATGCATTTTCGTCCTGGCCTGAAAGAAAGCTTTTATAGGGAGTTGACCGCTCCCAAAAGCAAATGGGTTAAGCGCGACGGCAAGGATCAGCTTGCCTACTACACAACGCCTGGAATTGACGATCATGCCCATGACTGCATGCGATATGCGGACGCGGCGCGGGAGTTCATGGGGCAGAATATAGACGAAATCTGCGGGCAGCTTGAAAGTCTGGCCGAGGAAAGGAACAGGTCATGACACTCGAGGAGCAGCTGGACTCAGTCCAGCGGGCCATTGCCAGAATTGAGGAAGGCGGCCAGGAGATTGACGTTGAGGTGAACCAGCATCGGCGCAATGTCGTCCGGGCAAGGCTCAAGGATCTTTATGACCGTGAGGCAAAGCTGAAGATGGCGATCAGACGGCAAAATGGAGAAGGAGTTATATTTGCGATCCCTCGTTAATGCCGCCCAGACCAGGGCCAGAAATAAAGCGGCCAAAGCACAGGCATCAGAATTATTTCCGATCTTTCGTGGTCCGGATGCCCCTTATCGGTCCACATCCAGGGAAAATACCGCGACGTCCGCCTGGTTTCCCGCATCCGCTAGCACGGATGACGCGCTTTTGGGCTCCATGCGAACGCTGCGGGACCAGTCGAGAGATCTGGATCGAAACGAAGGGCTTGCCCGCGGGGCGATCGAAAATTATGTGACCAACGTTGTCTCGGACGGACTTAGGCCTCAGTCCCGCATAGATCATAGACTCCTTGGTGTCACAGAGAAACGAGCCCGGGAGTTCGAGCAGATGGCTGAAATCATCTTTGAGATGCACATGGGGAGCGATACAGCGGATTTTCACGAAACCGCCAGCTTTCCCCTCATGCAGGCCCAGGTGCTCCGTGCAGCCTTTCTGGATGGTGACAGCCTCGCTGTCAGGCGGTTTTCCAAAAGACCGGGCGCGATTCTTTCCACCTCTGTTCAGCTTATTGATGGGGCAAGGCTTCGGAATCCGGATCGGAATGTAAACCCCAATATGGATGTCCGAGAGGGGGTGGAGTTTCGGGATGGCGCTCCGGTCGCCTTCCATGTGGCAAAGCCTGGTGCAAACCTCTTTTTGGGAACGGAGACCGTCAGGGTCCCTCGCTTTGATAGTGAAGGCCAGCCGCTGGCCCTTCATATTTTTCAGCAGCGGCTCATAGGACAAAGTCGCGGCGAACCGCTCCTGGCTCCGATTATCGAGAAATTCAAACAGATCTCCAGATATTCCGAAGCCGAGATCGCGGCCGCGGTTATCAACGCCTACTATTCGATGTTCATTACGACCGAAACTGGCGGAACCTTCGGCAACAGATCACAGGCCCACCTCTCACGCGATGACGAGGGAGCGGCAGTGCCGGTTGGGCGGCGATCCAATACTATCGAGGCAACCAAGGGGACAATCGTGGAGCTTTTGCCGAATGAAAAGGTCATGACCGCGGCTCCAGGTCGGCCGAACTCCAACTATGATCCTTTTGTCCAGGCGGTGATCAAGCAGATAGGGATAGGCCTGGGGCTTCCCTACGAAGTTCTTACCCAGCACTTTCAATCCTCGTACTCAGCTGCGAGAGGGGCGATTTTGGAAGCCTGGAAGGCATTCAAGGCGAGAAGGGCTTGGCTCGTTTCCTCTTTCTGTCAGCCGGTATGGGAATGGGTCATTACCGACGCAGTTCGCGCAGGGCTGCTGGAAGCTCCCGGATTTTTCGAGAGCCCGCTCAAAAGAAAACTTTGGCTTCGAACTCAGTGGTGTGGGAGCGAGATGGAGTCGATTGATCCCCTGAAGGATGCCAAGGCTCACGAGGTGGACGTTAAAAACGGCT carries:
- a CDS encoding terminase gpA endonuclease subunit, producing MAFSPGVDLNYGPFGDIRGGIVSAIRLGEELSIREHAERNLYLAPGKNPFPGLVDFSKTPYLYEILDALMPDNGIEKLVLMKGWQTGGTLSGLAWTLHVMDAAPTYMLIVQPNDELRKTFSQHRINPIIASCKSLRDKIEDENRTEKLEKDSILTKSFPGGCLFLGTSTSTSALRSHSFQYVLFDEVSAYLANTQKNGDPVGLAIGRTSAYEGRKKLYFVSTPSIAGQCRIHAEYLLTDQRKYFVPCLSCGHMQLITEEGIDFSLEIPVFRCEKCHAAHHEQDKTAMLAGGEWRPTVTPRIANARGYHLPALYAPVGMWSWKSTREQLIKGADNPEEKKVYVNNCLGLPYEDAAMKPIDPNDLRNCEQPDWSEENRLPQGIGYLTAGVDTHPDHVDLVIMGWGRDGERWVVHHERINGDSNQEATWLELYCILQREFIHGHSVNGRLKLRIAATCIDTGGHNTGAVYDFCRGREEEFILPIKGAKDRAAPIIGSSSYKKEADIHLFPVGKLATHGRLFSCLRRCQKKLEEMRTAARNGITMVYGGPGLMHFRPGLKESFYRELTAPKSKWVKRDGKDQLAYYTTPGIDDHAHDCMRYADAAREFMGQNIDEICGQLESLAEERNRS
- a CDS encoding phage portal protein, whose protein sequence is MRSLVNAAQTRARNKAAKAQASELFPIFRGPDAPYRSTSRENTATSAWFPASASTDDALLGSMRTLRDQSRDLDRNEGLARGAIENYVTNVVSDGLRPQSRIDHRLLGVTEKRAREFEQMAEIIFEMHMGSDTADFHETASFPLMQAQVLRAAFLDGDSLAVRRFSKRPGAILSTSVQLIDGARLRNPDRNVNPNMDVREGVEFRDGAPVAFHVAKPGANLFLGTETVRVPRFDSEGQPLALHIFQQRLIGQSRGEPLLAPIIEKFKQISRYSEAEIAAAVINAYYSMFITTETGGTFGNRSQAHLSRDDEGAAVPVGRRSNTIEATKGTIVELLPNEKVMTAAPGRPNSNYDPFVQAVIKQIGIGLGLPYEVLTQHFQSSYSAARGAILEAWKAFKARRAWLVSSFCQPVWEWVITDAVRAGLLEAPGFFESPLKRKLWLRTQWCGSEMESIDPLKDAKAHEVDVKNGFDSRRSILESRGRDFDKLMRELEEEKPFFSTSPEKAAQLKPN